A single region of the Anguilla anguilla isolate fAngAng1 chromosome 17, fAngAng1.pri, whole genome shotgun sequence genome encodes:
- the LOC118216801 gene encoding 2',3'-cyclic-nucleotide 3'-phosphodiesterase-like, translating into MAEQEVEQIHQLPDSEEEEEEDQQPQRVSEKPAEEETVKPAKQDPEEETEEPAVEEVEKPVAVETVKPAEQDPEEEPEEEEPEEPAVEEVEKPMMEEEEEEEAVKPAVEVEEAVKLAVEEVEKPAVEVEEEAVVKPVVEEVLKPAVEEVEKPVVEEVEKPVVEVEKPVVEEVEKPAVEEVEKLVEQKAGKLVELQPSVEKPAEPPAEQQQPVVCENLGAAAAEPKQEEAAAPSPAPGSLSFPFLEEESTKMALRASRTLYILLGLPGAGKSHLAAVIRDRYQDSCAVVSADDHGVKPERYGASADAHKALDEAVASCCASGRVAVVVDDTNHTNERLAQLGELAEEHRYFALFLEPRTPWRRDLDQLPGKTRRGLDKGQIQGLRASLEAACYPLYFGWFLRHSFRDELEGLAKDLLKTLDSLEAFKKHLSDFTAEGEGAVNLEEYFQHEGPVHCTTKFCDYGNADGAKEYAESQVVQQRLGSVTELQLQALFVTPRTLGARVALTPEQLQLWPTDGDGGVGSALPPGSRAHITLGCAQGVEPVQTGLDLLQILQLQQQGQEGVHVEDLELGPLSYYGNGIWVLSLREPRVGPALFSCFHGRKKPEDLRKKKPKCTLL; encoded by the exons ATGGCAGAGCAAGAGGTGGAGCAGATCCACCAGCTGCCTGActctgaggaggaggaagaggaggaccaGCAGCCTCAGCGTGTCTCTGAAAAACCAGCGGAGGAGGAGACAGTGAAACCAGCGAAGCAGGACCCGGAGGAGGAGACTGAGGAACCAgcggtggaggaggtggagaaacCAGTGGCGGTGGAGACAGTGAAACCAGCAGAGCAGGACCCAgaggaggagccagaggaggaggagccagaaGAACCAGcagtggaggaggtggagaaaccaatgatggaggaggaggaggaggaggaggcagtgaAACCAgcggtggaggtggaggaggcagTGAAACTAGCAGTGGAGGAGGTGGAAAAACCAGcagtggaggtggaggaggaggcggtggTGAAACCAgtggtggaggaggtgctgAAACCAgcggtggaggaggtggagaaaccagtggtggaggaggtggagaaaccagtggtggaggtggagaaaccagtggtggaggaggtggagaaaccagcggtggaggaggtggagaaacTAGTGGAGCAGAAAGCGGGCAAACTGGTGGAACTGCAGCCGTCTGTGGAGAAACCTGCAGAACCGccagctgagcagcagcagccagtggTGTGTGAAAATCTGGGAGCAGCAGCTGCGGAGCCGAAGCAAGAAGAGGCCGCTGCTCCTTCCCCTGCTCCCGGCTCTCTGAGCTTCCCCTTCCTGGAAGAGGAGAGCACCAAAATGGCCCTGCGTGCTTCCCGCACCCTCTACATCCTCCTGGGGCTGCCCGGGGCGGGCAAATCCCACCTGGCCGCCGTCATCCGCGATCGCTACCAGGACTCGTGCGCGGTCGTCTCCGCCGATGACCACGGCGTGAAGCCCGAGCGGTACGGGGCGTCCGCAGACGCGCACAAGGCCCTGGACGAGGCGGTGGCGTCCTGCTGCGCCTCCGGCAGGGTGGCCGTGGTGGTGGATGACACCAACCACACCAACGAGCGGCTGGCGCAGCTGGGCGAGCTGGCCGAGGAGCACCGCTACTtcgccctgttcctggagcccCGCACCCCCTGGCGCCGGGACCTGGACCAGCTGCCGGGGAAGACCCGCCGGGGCCTGGACAAGGGCCAGATCCAAGGCCTGAGGGCCTCTctggaggccgcctgctacccACTCTACTTCGGCTGGTTCCTGCGCCACTCTTTCCGAGATGAGCTGGAAGGCCTCGCCAAGGACCTGCTGAAGACCCTGGACTCCTTAGAGGCCTTCAAGAAGCACCTGAGCGACT TTACCGCTGAGGGCGAGGGGGCGGTGAACCTGGAGGAGTACTTCCAGCACGAGGGCCCGGTCCACTGCACCACCAAGTTCTGCGACTACGGCAACGCCGACGGCGCCAAGGAGTATGCGGAGAGCCAG GTCGTGCAGCAGCGGTTGGGCTCTGTGACGGAGCTGCAGCTCCAGGCCCTGTTTGTCACGCCCCGCACGCTGGGGGCCCGTGTGGCCCTCACCCCGGAGCAGCTCCAGCTGTGGCCCACTGACGGCGATGGGGGGGTCGGCTCCGCCCTGCCCCCGGGCAGCCGCGCCCACATCACCCTGGGCTGCGCTCAGGGGGTGGAGCCGGTACAGACCGGCCTGGACCTGCTGCAGAtcctccagctgcagcagcagggccaggagGGCGTGCATGTGGAAGACCTGGAGCTGGGGCCGCTCAGTTACTACGGCAACGGCATCTGGGTGCTGAGCCTGCGTGAGCCCAGAGTGGGCCCCGCCCTGTTCTCCTGTTTCCATGGCCGCAAGAAGCCCGAGGACCTGAGGAAGAAGAAGCCAAAGTGCACCCTCCTGTGA